From the genome of Streptomyces sp. NBC_01341, one region includes:
- a CDS encoding Nif3-like dinuclear metal center hexameric protein, which produces MPRLSEVIAELDALWPPERAEEWDAVGTVCGDPAAEIDRVLFAVDPVRPVVEEARTLGAQLIVTHHPLYLRGTTTVAATTFKGRVVHDLIKHDIALHVAHTNADTADPGVSDALAGALDLRVTGPLVPDPTDPAGRRGLGRVCELDHPETLREFAARAAARLPAAAQGIRLAGDPDAVVRRVAVSGGSGDSLFDAVRAAGVDAFLTADLRHHPASEAVQHSPLGLVDAAHWATEQPWCEQAAAQLDALSDRHGWDLRVHVSKQVTDPWTTHHSSGAPN; this is translated from the coding sequence GTGCCCCGTCTGTCTGAAGTCATCGCCGAGCTCGACGCCCTCTGGCCCCCCGAGCGCGCCGAGGAATGGGACGCCGTCGGCACGGTCTGCGGCGACCCCGCAGCGGAGATCGACCGGGTCCTCTTCGCCGTCGACCCCGTCCGGCCGGTCGTCGAGGAGGCCCGGACCCTCGGTGCCCAGCTGATCGTCACCCACCACCCGCTCTATCTGCGCGGTACGACGACGGTCGCGGCCACCACCTTCAAGGGCCGGGTCGTGCACGACCTCATCAAGCACGACATCGCCCTGCACGTGGCGCACACCAACGCGGACACCGCCGACCCCGGGGTCTCCGACGCCCTCGCCGGCGCCCTGGACCTGCGGGTCACCGGCCCGCTCGTCCCGGACCCCACGGACCCCGCGGGCCGGCGGGGCCTCGGCCGGGTCTGCGAGCTCGACCACCCCGAGACCCTCCGCGAGTTCGCCGCCCGCGCCGCCGCCCGGCTGCCCGCCGCCGCGCAGGGCATCAGGCTGGCCGGCGACCCGGACGCCGTCGTGCGGCGGGTCGCGGTGAGCGGCGGGTCCGGCGACAGCCTCTTCGACGCCGTACGCGCGGCGGGTGTGGACGCCTTCCTCACCGCGGACCTGCGCCACCACCCGGCCTCCGAGGCCGTCCAGCACTCGCCGCTCGGCCTCGTCGATGCCGCACACTGGGCCACCGAACAGCCCTGGTGCGAACAGGCCGCCGCGCAGCTCGACGCACTTTCCGACCGCCACGGATGGGACCTGCGGGTCCACGTCTCGAAGCAGGTCACCGACCCCTGGACCACCCACCACTCTTCTGGAGCCCCCAACTGA
- a CDS encoding zinc ribbon domain-containing protein, with translation MNAAPADQIRLLEVQALDVRLSQLSHRRTSLPEHAEIDALNNDLAQLRDLLVASQTEESDTTREQSKAEQDVDQVRQRAVRDQQRLDSGAVSSPKDLESLQREITSLAKRQGDLEDVVLEIMERRESAQERVTELTERVRAVQAKVDDATARRDAATQEIDGDAATVGKDREVVAGSVPADLLKLYDKLRAQQGGVGAARLYQRRCEGCRLELNITEVNDVKAASPDTVLRCENCHRILVRTSESGL, from the coding sequence CTGAACGCCGCGCCCGCCGACCAGATCCGACTCCTCGAAGTCCAGGCACTCGACGTACGCCTGTCGCAGCTCTCCCACAGGCGGACATCGCTGCCGGAGCACGCCGAGATCGACGCGCTCAACAACGACCTCGCCCAGCTGCGCGACCTGCTCGTCGCCTCGCAGACCGAGGAGAGCGACACCACCCGCGAGCAGTCGAAGGCGGAGCAGGACGTCGACCAGGTGCGCCAGCGCGCCGTCCGCGACCAGCAGCGGCTCGACTCCGGCGCGGTCTCCTCGCCGAAGGACCTGGAGAGCCTGCAGCGCGAGATCACCTCGCTGGCCAAGCGCCAGGGCGACCTGGAGGACGTCGTCCTCGAGATCATGGAGCGCCGCGAGTCCGCCCAGGAGCGCGTCACCGAGCTGACCGAGCGCGTGCGCGCCGTCCAGGCCAAGGTGGACGACGCGACCGCCCGGCGGGACGCGGCCACCCAGGAGATCGACGGCGACGCCGCCACGGTGGGCAAGGACCGCGAGGTCGTCGCGGGTTCCGTCCCCGCCGACCTGCTCAAGCTGTACGACAAGCTGCGCGCCCAGCAGGGCGGCGTCGGTGCGGCCCGGCTCTACCAGCGCCGCTGCGAGGGCTGCCGCCTGGAGCTGAACATCACCGAGGTCAACGACGTGAAGGCCGCGTCCCCCGACACCGTCCTGCGCTGCGAGAACTGCCACCGCATCCTCGTCCGTACGTCGGAGTCGGGCCTGTAA
- a CDS encoding bifunctional RNase H/acid phosphatase: MPASHQLVVEADGGSRGNPGPAGYGAVVLDPVTGGTLAEAAEYIGVATNNVAEYKGLIAGLKAARALFPDADLRVHVRMDSKLVVEQMSGRWKIKHPDMKPLAAEAAGILPASSVTYQWIPRAENKHADRLANEAMDAGKRGERWDRASSTADLDTGRPADVPESAEGPPGDPVAGAAKVRAAMAAARPAPAAAPQTGWGSAPDLGAPATFVLLRHGETALTPEKRFSGSGGTDPELSATGRHQATCAADAFAALGTVQEIISSPMRRCRETAAAVAGRLGLEVRIEEGLRETDFGVWEGLTFAEVRERYASDLTAWLASPDVAPTGGGESFAEVTERVSAARDRLVARHAGRTVLLVTHVTPIKTLVRLALGAPPESLFRMELSPASVSTVAYYADGNPSLRVLNDTSHLR; encoded by the coding sequence ATGCCCGCCTCCCACCAGCTGGTCGTCGAGGCCGACGGAGGCTCCCGGGGCAACCCGGGACCCGCCGGATACGGCGCGGTCGTCCTCGACCCCGTCACGGGCGGGACGCTCGCCGAGGCCGCCGAGTACATCGGCGTCGCGACGAACAACGTCGCCGAGTACAAGGGCCTGATCGCCGGACTGAAGGCGGCCAGGGCCCTGTTTCCGGACGCCGACCTGCGCGTGCACGTCCGGATGGACTCCAAGCTGGTGGTCGAGCAGATGTCGGGCCGCTGGAAGATCAAGCACCCCGACATGAAACCGCTCGCCGCCGAGGCGGCGGGCATCCTGCCCGCCTCCTCCGTGACGTACCAGTGGATCCCGCGCGCCGAGAACAAGCACGCCGACCGGCTCGCCAACGAGGCGATGGACGCGGGCAAGCGGGGGGAGCGGTGGGACCGGGCCTCGTCGACGGCCGACCTGGACACCGGGCGTCCGGCCGATGTGCCCGAGTCCGCCGAAGGCCCTCCCGGCGACCCGGTCGCGGGCGCGGCTAAGGTCCGCGCGGCGATGGCCGCCGCCCGTCCGGCGCCGGCGGCCGCTCCGCAGACGGGCTGGGGGAGCGCCCCCGATCTGGGAGCGCCCGCCACCTTCGTCCTGCTCCGGCACGGCGAGACGGCCCTGACCCCGGAGAAGCGGTTCTCCGGCAGCGGCGGCACCGACCCCGAGCTCTCGGCCACCGGCCGTCACCAGGCCACCTGCGCGGCCGACGCCTTCGCCGCGCTGGGCACGGTCCAGGAGATCATCAGCTCCCCGATGCGGCGCTGCCGGGAGACGGCCGCTGCCGTCGCCGGCCGCCTGGGGCTTGAGGTCCGCATCGAGGAGGGTCTGCGCGAGACGGACTTCGGCGTCTGGGAGGGGCTCACCTTCGCCGAGGTGCGCGAGCGGTACGCCTCCGACCTGACCGCGTGGCTCGCGTCCCCCGACGTGGCACCCACGGGCGGGGGCGAGAGCTTCGCGGAGGTCACCGAAAGGGTCTCGGCCGCCCGCGACCGTCTCGTCGCCCGCCACGCGGGCCGCACCGTGCTCCTGGTCACCCACGTGACCCCGATCAAGACGCTGGTCCGGCTCGCGCTGGGCGCTCCGCCGGAGTCACTGTTCCGCATGGAACTCTCGCCGGCCTCCGTGTCGACCGTGGCGTACTACGCGGACGGGAACCCGTCGCTGAGGGTGCTCAACGACACCTCGCACCTGCGCTGA
- a CDS encoding TSUP family transporter: MTWPTGVLGFAAGLLLSMVTAPVGVSGAVFLLPVQVSVLGVPSPAVTPTNLLYNVVSCPGALLRYRRGGRLRGPLPRLLVAGAVPGVAIGAMIRVFAVPGATVFRAFIAVLLLPLGVWLCARTMRPAPRGTAAGPPSRRATTGLALAVGVAGGVYGIGGGSLLGPILVGRGVPVAKVAPAALACTFVTSLAGAGVYALLSLTATGDIAPDWPLGFACGLGGLCGGYLGARLAPRLPETGLRLLLGLLALGIGLLYAVRAVS, encoded by the coding sequence GTGACCTGGCCCACCGGTGTCCTCGGCTTCGCGGCGGGGCTGCTGCTCTCCATGGTGACCGCACCCGTGGGGGTGTCCGGAGCGGTGTTCCTGCTTCCGGTGCAGGTCAGTGTGCTCGGGGTGCCGAGCCCCGCGGTGACGCCCACCAACCTGCTGTACAACGTGGTGTCGTGCCCCGGCGCCCTGTTGCGCTACCGCAGGGGCGGGCGGCTGCGCGGGCCGCTGCCCCGGCTGCTGGTCGCGGGAGCCGTGCCGGGGGTCGCGATCGGCGCGATGATCCGGGTCTTCGCCGTGCCGGGCGCCACCGTCTTCCGGGCGTTCATCGCCGTACTGCTGCTCCCGCTAGGGGTCTGGCTGTGCGCCCGCACGATGCGCCCCGCACCGCGCGGAACGGCGGCGGGACCACCGTCTCGGCGTGCCACCACAGGGCTCGCCCTGGCAGTCGGCGTCGCGGGCGGGGTCTACGGCATCGGCGGAGGCTCGCTGCTGGGACCGATCCTCGTGGGGCGCGGGGTCCCCGTCGCCAAGGTCGCCCCCGCCGCGCTGGCCTGCACGTTCGTCACCTCCCTGGCCGGGGCGGGCGTGTACGCGCTGCTGTCCCTCACGGCGACGGGCGACATAGCCCCTGACTGGCCCCTCGGCTTCGCCTGCGGTCTCGGCGGGCTCTGCGGCGGCTATCTCGGCGCGCGGCTGGCGCCCCGACTCCCGGAGACGGGCCTGCGGCTGCTGCTGGGCCTCCTCGCGCTGGGCATCGGTCTGCTGTACGCGGTCCGGGCCGTGAGCTGA
- the eda gene encoding bifunctional 4-hydroxy-2-oxoglutarate aldolase/2-dehydro-3-deoxy-phosphogluconate aldolase, protein MTSSAPSVVSSSVLDLAPVVPVVVLEDAADAVPLARALVAGGLPAIEVTLRTAAALDAIRAIASEVPGAVVGAGTVISPAHVAATEAAGARFLVSPGWTDALLEAMKSSGLPFLPGVSTTSEVVALLERGVTGMKFFPAEAAGGTAYLKALSSPLPQARFCPTGGISLASAPSYLALPNVGCVGGSWMVPGDAVAAKDWARVERLAAEASALGRG, encoded by the coding sequence ATGACCTCCTCCGCGCCCTCCGTCGTGTCCTCCTCCGTCCTGGACCTCGCCCCCGTCGTCCCCGTCGTCGTCCTGGAGGACGCGGCCGACGCGGTGCCGCTGGCCCGCGCGCTCGTCGCGGGCGGGCTGCCCGCCATCGAGGTCACGCTGCGCACGGCGGCCGCCCTCGACGCGATACGGGCGATCGCCTCGGAGGTACCCGGAGCCGTGGTCGGCGCGGGCACGGTGATCTCGCCCGCACACGTCGCCGCGACGGAGGCCGCCGGGGCCCGCTTCCTGGTCAGCCCCGGCTGGACGGACGCCTTGCTGGAGGCGATGAAGAGCTCGGGCCTGCCGTTCCTGCCCGGGGTCTCGACGACGTCCGAGGTGGTCGCACTGCTGGAGCGCGGAGTCACCGGGATGAAGTTCTTCCCGGCCGAGGCGGCCGGCGGCACCGCCTACCTGAAGGCTCTGTCCTCCCCGCTGCCCCAGGCCCGGTTCTGCCCGACGGGCGGCATCTCGCTCGCGTCGGCACCCTCCTACCTGGCGCTGCCCAACGTCGGCTGCGTCGGCGGCAGCTGGATGGTGCCGGGCGACGCCGTGGCGGCGAAGGACTGGGCGCGGGTCGAGCGGCTGGCCGCCGAGGCATCGGCGCTGGGCCGCGGCTGA
- the yaaA gene encoding peroxide stress protein YaaA, giving the protein MLVLLPPSEGKAASGRGAPLKPESLSLPGLSEARAAVLDELVELCVADEEKARDVLGLSEGLRGEVAKNGELRTAGTRPAGEIYTGVLYDALGLATLDAAAKRRAGKSLLVFSGLWGAVRTGDRIPSYRCSMGVKLPGLGALGAHWRAPMAKVMPEAAGDGLVLDLRSSAYAGAWKPAGEIAGRTASVRVLQSQVVNGVEKRSVVSHFNKATKGRMVRDLLMAGARPKGPAQLVEVLRDLGYVVEAEAPGRAGRPWAIDVVVTEIH; this is encoded by the coding sequence GTGCTCGTGTTGTTGCCGCCCTCCGAAGGTAAGGCCGCATCGGGGCGCGGGGCACCGCTGAAGCCGGAGTCGCTGTCTCTGCCCGGCCTTTCCGAGGCCCGTGCCGCGGTCCTCGACGAGCTGGTCGAACTGTGCGTGGCCGACGAGGAGAAGGCCCGCGATGTGCTCGGACTGAGCGAGGGCCTGCGCGGCGAGGTGGCGAAGAACGGGGAGCTGCGCACGGCGGGCACCCGCCCGGCCGGGGAGATCTACACGGGCGTGCTCTACGACGCGCTGGGTCTGGCCACCCTGGACGCCGCCGCGAAGCGGCGGGCCGGGAAGTCTCTGCTGGTCTTCTCCGGGCTCTGGGGCGCGGTCCGGACCGGCGACCGCATCCCGTCGTACCGCTGCTCGATGGGCGTGAAGCTGCCCGGGCTGGGCGCCCTGGGCGCGCACTGGCGCGCCCCGATGGCGAAGGTCATGCCGGAGGCGGCCGGGGACGGACTGGTGCTGGACCTGCGGTCGTCGGCGTACGCGGGCGCGTGGAAGCCCGCGGGCGAGATCGCCGGGCGGACGGCGAGCGTGCGGGTCCTCCAGTCGCAGGTGGTGAACGGGGTCGAGAAGCGGTCCGTGGTCAGCCACTTCAACAAGGCGACGAAGGGCCGGATGGTCCGCGATCTGCTGATGGCCGGTGCCCGCCCGAAGGGGCCGGCCCAGCTGGTCGAGGTGCTCCGCGACCTGGGGTACGTGGTGGAGGCCGAGGCTCCGGGACGGGCCGGCCGGCCGTGGGCCATCGACGTGGTGGTCACCGAGATCCACTGA
- a CDS encoding RNB domain-containing ribonuclease: MPRRRLHMTGAEDSPLRAALRELRTRLDVPDGFPPAVLAEAGEAARAPDVSAHLDATDLPFLTIDPPASTDLDQALYLERRRHGFRVFYAIADVAAFVRPGGALDAEAHRRVTTLYFPDGRVPLHPALLSEGIASLLPGETRPAALWRIDLDPEGRTVGAEVRRALVRSRAKLDYAGVQRQIDAGTAEEPLALLAVIGRLREEQETARGGISLNVPEQEIVERDGTYGLGYRTPLPADGWNAQLSLLTGMAAAAMMRDSGTGILRTLPVAPDGAVARLRRSAEALHIDWPHHVAYAEVVRSLDPAKSSHAAFLQECTTLLRGAGYSVFEHGELPTPAVHAAVAELYTHCTAPLRRLVDRYAAELCLSATAEARVPEWVLRALPGLPKEMADGSRRANTVERECVDVVEAALLRTRVGEIFDGYVVDVKEDRPAVGTVHIEDPAIVARIESGTPLPLGERLRVRLTRAEPGPSKVLFVPA; encoded by the coding sequence ATGCCCCGCCGCCGGCTTCACATGACAGGCGCAGAGGACAGCCCCCTCCGGGCGGCCCTGCGTGAGCTGCGCACACGGCTGGACGTGCCCGACGGCTTCCCGCCCGCCGTGCTCGCCGAAGCAGGCGAGGCGGCGAGGGCCCCCGACGTGTCGGCCCACCTCGACGCCACCGACCTTCCGTTCCTCACCATCGACCCGCCCGCCTCCACCGACCTCGACCAGGCCCTGTACCTGGAGCGGCGCAGGCACGGCTTCCGGGTGTTCTACGCCATCGCCGACGTCGCCGCCTTCGTCCGCCCCGGCGGCGCACTCGACGCCGAGGCGCACCGGCGGGTGACGACGCTCTACTTCCCCGACGGCAGAGTCCCCCTGCACCCCGCCCTGCTCTCCGAAGGCATTGCCAGCCTCCTTCCCGGCGAGACGCGTCCCGCCGCCCTGTGGCGGATCGACCTCGACCCGGAGGGCCGCACCGTCGGGGCCGAGGTGCGCCGCGCCCTCGTGCGCAGCAGGGCGAAACTCGACTACGCGGGGGTCCAGCGCCAGATCGACGCGGGGACCGCCGAGGAACCGCTCGCCCTGCTGGCGGTCATCGGCAGGCTGCGCGAGGAACAGGAGACCGCGCGGGGCGGCATCTCACTGAACGTGCCCGAGCAGGAGATCGTCGAACGCGACGGAACCTACGGCCTGGGCTACCGCACACCGCTGCCGGCGGACGGCTGGAACGCCCAGCTCTCCCTGCTCACCGGAATGGCGGCCGCGGCGATGATGCGTGACTCGGGCACCGGCATCCTCCGTACGCTGCCCGTCGCCCCGGACGGTGCCGTGGCCAGGCTCAGGCGCTCCGCGGAGGCCCTGCACATCGACTGGCCCCACCACGTCGCCTACGCCGAGGTGGTGCGCTCGCTGGATCCCGCGAAGAGCAGCCACGCGGCGTTCCTCCAGGAGTGCACCACGCTCCTGCGCGGCGCCGGCTACAGCGTGTTCGAGCACGGGGAACTCCCCACCCCCGCCGTGCACGCCGCGGTGGCGGAGCTCTACACGCACTGCACCGCGCCGCTGCGCCGTCTCGTCGACAGGTACGCCGCCGAACTGTGTCTCTCCGCGACCGCGGAGGCCCGGGTGCCGGAATGGGTGCTCCGGGCCCTGCCCGGCCTGCCGAAGGAGATGGCCGACGGCAGCCGCCGGGCCAACACGGTGGAGCGGGAGTGCGTCGACGTGGTCGAGGCGGCGCTGCTCAGGACCCGGGTCGGCGAGATCTTCGACGGATACGTCGTCGACGTCAAGGAGGACCGGCCGGCCGTCGGCACCGTCCACATCGAGGACCCGGCGATCGTCGCCCGCATCGAGTCCGGCACGCCGCTCCCGCTGGGCGAACGGCTGAGGGTCCGTCTGACCCGCGCGGAACCCGGCCCGTCGAAGGTGCTGTTCGTGCCCGCGTGA
- a CDS encoding TetR/AcrR family transcriptional regulator: MTDLAAGPAVSRRRQIVTAARVLLEAEGQEALTMRRVADRVGVRASALYKHFPDKSHLLTVLAGEMLREVAGVLATAESAAPGSFAALATAYRAYALGHPHLYLVTMGRALPPAAAADAAAAPLFRTAGGDEAGARAAWAFAHGMVVLELGGGFPPGADVPAVWEAGIAAFAGRAAG; encoded by the coding sequence GTGACCGATCTCGCCGCCGGCCCCGCCGTCAGCCGGCGCCGGCAGATCGTCACCGCCGCGCGCGTCCTGCTGGAGGCTGAAGGGCAGGAGGCGCTCACCATGCGCCGGGTGGCCGACCGGGTGGGTGTGCGGGCGTCCGCCCTCTACAAGCACTTCCCGGACAAGTCCCACCTGCTGACGGTCCTCGCCGGGGAGATGCTGAGGGAGGTCGCCGGCGTGCTGGCGACGGCGGAGAGCGCCGCCCCGGGGTCGTTCGCCGCGCTCGCCACGGCCTACCGGGCCTACGCACTGGGCCACCCACACCTCTACCTCGTCACCATGGGCAGGGCACTCCCTCCCGCCGCGGCGGCGGACGCGGCCGCGGCACCGCTCTTCCGCACCGCCGGGGGCGACGAGGCCGGTGCCCGCGCGGCCTGGGCCTTCGCCCACGGGATGGTGGTCCTGGAACTGGGCGGCGGGTTCCCCCCGGGGGCCGACGTGCCGGCCGTCTGGGAGGCGGGCATCGCGGCCTTCGCCGGTCGCGCCGCCGGGTAG
- a CDS encoding CU044_5270 family protein, producing the protein MNADNSRAGSARSEAEELLSAPVDWDLSPSRHLHHKDILMQQIDHDRNSAGETLPAPTRRRRLPRLALLVPATSLALAGALVVTLSGGDHASAPTAKSAVSSPARVTNASVTLGRIADAAMKTDATPVREDQFAYLRLLTRENKGALGGRVVLGAAHKEERWLGQAPGPVTTTGWFRSSGKDAMMPGQLGPMTTTSPVRPGVWYPTYAWLASLPTEPDALLELLYAQTRVDERESKEEAVFGTVGDLLSNAIMPPATASALYQAAAKIPGITWIPDATDAAGRHGIGITRRDARSLTRTVLIFNKDTLAYTGSQSYFINHGSKANAGGTTGDVLYGINAMMERGVVDRHDEVPAKTAG; encoded by the coding sequence ATGAACGCCGACAACTCACGCGCCGGCTCTGCCCGGAGTGAGGCAGAAGAACTGCTCTCCGCTCCGGTCGACTGGGACCTCTCGCCGAGCCGCCACCTTCACCACAAGGACATTCTGATGCAGCAGATCGATCACGATCGCAACTCCGCCGGCGAGACGTTGCCCGCTCCCACCCGCCGCCGCAGGCTGCCGCGCCTGGCCCTGTTGGTGCCCGCCACGTCACTGGCCCTGGCCGGCGCCCTGGTCGTCACCCTTTCCGGCGGCGACCACGCCTCCGCCCCGACGGCCAAGTCCGCTGTCTCCTCACCGGCCCGCGTCACCAACGCATCCGTCACGCTGGGCCGGATCGCCGATGCCGCCATGAAGACGGACGCGACGCCGGTCCGGGAGGACCAGTTCGCGTACCTCCGGCTCCTGACGCGCGAGAACAAGGGCGCTCTCGGCGGCCGGGTGGTGCTCGGTGCAGCACACAAGGAGGAACGGTGGCTGGGGCAGGCGCCCGGCCCGGTGACCACGACCGGCTGGTTCCGCTCGAGCGGGAAGGACGCCATGATGCCTGGTCAGCTGGGACCGATGACCACCACGTCTCCCGTGCGGCCCGGTGTGTGGTATCCCACCTACGCGTGGCTTGCCTCGCTGCCCACCGAACCCGACGCCCTGCTCGAACTGCTCTACGCCCAGACCAGGGTGGATGAGCGGGAATCGAAGGAGGAGGCCGTCTTCGGGACTGTCGGTGACCTGCTCTCCAACGCGATCATGCCGCCCGCGACAGCCTCCGCGCTGTACCAGGCTGCCGCGAAGATCCCCGGCATCACCTGGATCCCTGACGCCACCGACGCGGCCGGACGCCATGGCATCGGCATCACCCGCAGGGACGCCCGCTCTCTTACCCGGACCGTGTTGATCTTCAACAAGGACACCCTCGCCTACACGGGCTCGCAGTCGTACTTCATCAACCACGGGTCCAAGGCCAACGCCGGCGGTACTACGGGCGACGTGCTGTACGGCATCAACGCCATGATGGAACGCGGGGTCGTCGACCGGCATGACGAGGTGCCCGCGAAGACCGCCGGCTGA
- a CDS encoding RNA polymerase sigma factor, producing the protein MRARVRAGDRAAFADLYEQNARAVYRHALRLTGNWSEAEEVMSETFLGAWRTRESLDPEGGPLTPWLLGIATHKAHNANRGLRRRLAFLAGSPEPRPVEDFADETAGRIDDARHLESVHEALRRLSRPDREVIALCVGAGLDYQQAAEALGIPVGTVRSRLSRARARLARHSSGPVFRKNREPRGRRGEKESEAAIAALFLQEETR; encoded by the coding sequence TTGCGAGCGCGCGTGCGGGCGGGGGACCGTGCGGCGTTCGCCGACCTGTACGAACAGAACGCTCGCGCTGTGTACAGACATGCCCTGAGGCTGACGGGTAACTGGTCGGAGGCCGAGGAAGTGATGTCGGAGACCTTCCTGGGCGCCTGGCGTACCCGGGAGTCGCTGGATCCGGAGGGTGGTCCCCTCACACCGTGGCTGCTCGGCATCGCCACGCACAAGGCGCACAACGCCAACCGTGGCCTTCGTCGGCGGCTCGCCTTCCTGGCAGGCAGTCCGGAGCCCCGGCCGGTGGAGGACTTCGCGGACGAGACGGCCGGCCGGATCGACGATGCCCGCCACCTCGAGTCGGTCCATGAAGCCCTGCGTCGGCTGAGCCGCCCGGACCGTGAGGTGATCGCTCTGTGCGTGGGTGCCGGGCTGGACTACCAGCAGGCCGCCGAGGCGCTGGGCATCCCGGTCGGCACCGTGAGGTCGCGGCTCTCCCGCGCTCGGGCGCGGCTGGCCCGCCACAGCTCAGGCCCTGTGTTTCGAAAGAACCGGGAACCGCGGGGCCGTCGCGGAGAGAAAGAGAGTGAAGCCGCAATCGCGGCCCTGTTCTTGCAGGAGGAAACCCGATGA
- a CDS encoding cytochrome P450, translating into MTERLTRGFAVTDREPKCPFDPSARLVGMARAEEPARVPMYEPRFGDADVLVVSRHADARAVLGDNRLRYSHLPLADGSPRTFMPGFPPDFDGAEHARLRRMLSGIFTRKRVQTLRPMIERVVAECLDATEKAGPGADLVATFALAVPSNVIGEVLGVPSELRHDFHRLSTGIVNFASSPTEYFAHLGAFREYITHVVEEIRREPGEGLISSLLSEDEGKLSTAEIIGMTSALVVAGHETTAAMIGVSALALIQQPEQLALLLAGGEDSTENAVEEFLRYMSISGVFPRAATEDVTIGSWQVKAGERVLVSLLNANRDPELLPEPNRLDLSREPVAHLAFGFGTHQCPGQHLARLELQVALPALFRRFPGLASAVPAEELAFHSDGANVYGLEALPVTW; encoded by the coding sequence ATGACTGAACGTCTGACGCGCGGATTCGCCGTGACGGACCGCGAGCCGAAATGCCCCTTCGATCCGTCGGCCCGCCTCGTCGGCATGGCCCGGGCGGAGGAACCGGCACGGGTCCCGATGTACGAGCCGAGGTTCGGCGACGCGGACGTGCTCGTCGTGTCCCGGCACGCGGACGCCCGCGCCGTCCTGGGCGACAACCGCCTGCGGTACAGCCATCTGCCGCTCGCCGACGGCAGCCCCCGGACGTTCATGCCCGGCTTCCCGCCCGACTTCGACGGCGCCGAGCACGCACGCCTGCGCCGCATGCTCTCCGGGATCTTCACCCGCAAGCGGGTACAGACCCTGCGGCCGATGATCGAGCGGGTCGTGGCCGAGTGCCTGGACGCGACGGAGAAGGCAGGGCCTGGAGCGGACCTCGTCGCGACCTTCGCTCTGGCGGTCCCTTCGAACGTGATCGGCGAGGTGCTCGGGGTGCCTTCCGAGCTGCGTCACGACTTCCACCGGCTCAGCACCGGGATCGTCAACTTCGCGAGCTCCCCGACGGAGTACTTCGCACACCTCGGCGCGTTCCGCGAGTACATCACGCACGTGGTGGAAGAGATCCGCCGGGAACCCGGCGAGGGGCTCATCAGTTCGCTGCTGAGCGAGGACGAGGGGAAGCTCAGCACGGCGGAGATCATCGGCATGACCAGTGCCCTCGTCGTGGCCGGACACGAGACGACCGCAGCGATGATCGGCGTGAGCGCGCTGGCACTCATCCAGCAGCCCGAACAGCTGGCGCTGCTGCTCGCCGGCGGCGAGGACAGCACCGAGAACGCCGTGGAGGAGTTCCTCCGGTACATGAGCATCTCGGGAGTGTTCCCCCGCGCGGCCACCGAGGACGTCACCATCGGTTCGTGGCAGGTGAAGGCCGGTGAACGAGTCCTGGTCTCCCTGCTGAACGCGAACCGTGACCCGGAACTGCTGCCGGAACCGAACCGGCTCGACCTTTCCCGCGAGCCGGTCGCGCACCTGGCCTTCGGATTCGGCACCCACCAGTGCCCCGGTCAGCACCTGGCCCGCCTGGAACTCCAAGTGGCCCTGCCGGCCCTGTTCCGCCGCTTCCCCGGTCTCGCGTCGGCGGTCCCGGCCGAGGAACTGGCCTTCCACAGCGACGGGGCGAACGTCTACGGCCTGGAGGCACTTCCCGTCACGTGGTGA
- a CDS encoding pyridoxamine 5'-phosphate oxidase family protein: MALTRAEREQFLAEPHVAALAVDAAEGRAPLTVPIWYQYAPGGHLWIMTGRDSRKGAAIARAGRFSMMADRLEPTIRYVSVEGPVVATLPATREQLVEISSRYLPADKVDGYVDFAWKEHGAQVVIHMRPERWLSSDLGNL, from the coding sequence GTGGCGTTGACCCGTGCAGAGCGTGAGCAGTTTCTGGCCGAACCGCATGTCGCGGCCCTGGCCGTGGACGCGGCCGAGGGACGGGCACCGCTGACCGTGCCGATCTGGTACCAGTACGCGCCCGGCGGCCACCTCTGGATCATGACCGGCCGCGATTCCCGGAAGGGGGCCGCGATCGCCCGGGCAGGCCGTTTCAGCATGATGGCCGACCGCCTCGAACCGACCATCCGCTACGTCTCCGTCGAGGGCCCCGTCGTCGCCACGCTTCCCGCCACCCGCGAACAGCTCGTCGAGATCTCCTCGCGCTACCTGCCCGCGGACAAGGTCGACGGCTACGTCGACTTCGCGTGGAAGGAGCACGGCGCGCAGGTCGTCATCCACATGCGGCCCGAGCGCTGGCTCAGCTCCGACCTCGGCAACCTCTGA